One genomic region from Deltaproteobacteria bacterium encodes:
- a CDS encoding Rrf2 family transcriptional regulator, producing the protein MKLSTRARYGLRGVFDIAYHNRGESTHVKDIARRQGVTPRYLEQIFQALKKAGILAAVRGPRGGYYLARPAAEIRVGDVVRATEGPIRFESPPGPPKQGERDRGERFLAEVWDELGERVEGVLDGISLEDLCARGEAAGLSRETPADQLMYFI; encoded by the coding sequence ATGAAACTCTCCACCCGAGCGCGCTACGGCCTGCGCGGTGTCTTCGACATCGCCTACCACAACCGGGGCGAGTCGACCCACGTCAAGGACATCGCCCGCCGCCAGGGCGTGACCCCCCGCTACCTGGAGCAGATCTTCCAGGCCCTCAAGAAGGCCGGGATCCTCGCGGCGGTCCGTGGCCCCCGGGGCGGCTACTACCTCGCGCGCCCGGCGGCCGAGATCCGGGTGGGGGACGTCGTGCGGGCCACCGAGGGGCCGATCCGCTTCGAGTCGCCCCCGGGCCCACCGAAGCAGGGCGAGCGCGATCGAGGGGAGCGCTTCCTGGCCGAGGTCTGGGACGAGCTCGGCGAGCGGGTCGAGGGGGTGCTCGACGGGATCTCCCTCGAGGATCTCTGCGCCCGGGGCGAGGCCGCGGGCCTCTCCCGCGAGACCCCGGCGGATCAGCTCATGTACTTCATCTAA
- the cysK gene encoding cysteine synthase A, whose protein sequence is MSLPLEAVAPPAIDSILGAIGGTPLLALGRLQPPGAARLLLKCEQLEPAGSVKDRIALEMIRQAEARGELKEGGTVIEPTSGNTGVGLALVCAARGYRCVLTMPADMSLERRQLLESFGAEVILTEPAAFMEGAISAAEDLLAATPGAFMPAQFENPDNPRAHREHTAPEIIEALEGEAARAGGEARLDAVVVGVGTGGTLGGIAGPLRERFPGVRLVAVEPEGSAVLSGGAPGLHRIQGIGAGFVPAVVDRGAHDEVRAVGDRAAWEMRGRLAREEGLMVGISSGANVVVALEVAATLPPEAVVLTFLCDTGERYHSLATFFDEDVSR, encoded by the coding sequence GTGTCCCTCCCGCTAGAGGCGGTCGCGCCGCCCGCCATCGACTCGATCCTCGGGGCCATCGGGGGCACGCCCCTGCTCGCCCTCGGGCGCCTGCAGCCCCCCGGCGCCGCCCGGCTCCTGCTCAAGTGCGAGCAGCTGGAGCCGGCCGGCTCGGTGAAGGACCGCATCGCCCTGGAGATGATCCGCCAGGCGGAGGCCCGCGGCGAGCTGAAGGAGGGCGGCACCGTCATCGAGCCCACCAGCGGCAACACCGGCGTGGGGCTGGCGCTGGTCTGCGCGGCCCGGGGCTACCGCTGCGTCCTGACCATGCCCGCCGACATGAGCCTCGAGCGGCGCCAGCTCCTCGAGTCCTTCGGCGCCGAGGTGATCCTCACCGAGCCGGCGGCGTTCATGGAGGGCGCGATCTCCGCCGCCGAGGATCTCCTGGCCGCGACCCCCGGGGCCTTCATGCCCGCCCAGTTCGAGAACCCCGACAACCCGCGGGCCCACCGCGAGCACACCGCGCCCGAGATCATCGAGGCCCTGGAGGGGGAGGCGGCCCGCGCGGGGGGCGAGGCCCGCCTGGACGCGGTGGTGGTGGGGGTGGGCACCGGCGGCACCCTCGGCGGGATCGCCGGCCCCCTGCGGGAGCGCTTCCCGGGCGTGCGGCTGGTGGCGGTCGAGCCGGAGGGCTCGGCGGTCCTCTCGGGCGGGGCGCCGGGGCTCCACCGGATCCAGGGGATCGGCGCCGGCTTCGTCCCGGCCGTGGTCGATCGCGGAGCCCACGACGAGGTCCGCGCCGTCGGCGACCGGGCCGCCTGGGAGATGCGCGGCCGCCTCGCCCGGGAGGAGGGCCTGATGGTGGGCATCTCCTCGGGGGCGAACGTGGTGGTGGCCCTCGAGGTCGCCGCCACGCTGCCCCCCGAGGCCGTGGTGCTCACCTTCCTCTGCGACACCGGCGAGCGCTACCACTCCCTGGCCACCTTCTTCGACGAGGACGTCTCCCGATGA
- a CDS encoding HesA/MoeB/ThiF family protein: MSSPDDARLERHSRQMLLDAIGGAGQARLGAARVLCVGAGGLGSPVALYLAAAGVGHLTLLDPDEVSLSNLHRQVLHGSADLGRPKVESGVERLHELDPELSLEGMRARLDADLARVLFAEHDLIVDGSDNFETRFLCNDAALAAGKPLVHGGVLGFVGQVTLIDGRHGGCYRCLFEAPPPPGEVPPCSEAGVLGAVCGVIGSVMATEAIKRLVDPEGEALPHLAGRLFVWDGLAARGRTLSLPRREGCPACAAGGER, encoded by the coding sequence ATGAGCTCCCCCGACGACGCGCGCCTCGAGCGCCACTCCCGCCAGATGCTCCTCGACGCGATCGGCGGGGCGGGGCAGGCCCGCCTGGGCGCGGCCCGGGTGCTCTGCGTCGGCGCCGGCGGCCTCGGCTCTCCGGTGGCCCTCTACCTCGCGGCGGCGGGCGTGGGGCACCTCACCCTCCTCGATCCCGACGAGGTCTCGCTCTCCAACCTCCACCGCCAGGTCCTCCACGGCAGCGCCGACCTCGGGAGGCCCAAGGTCGAGAGCGGCGTCGAGCGGCTGCACGAGCTCGATCCCGAGCTCTCCCTGGAGGGGATGCGGGCCCGGCTCGACGCGGACCTCGCCCGGGTGCTCTTCGCCGAGCACGATCTGATCGTCGACGGCTCCGACAACTTCGAGACCCGCTTCCTCTGCAACGACGCCGCCCTCGCCGCCGGCAAGCCCCTCGTCCACGGCGGCGTGCTGGGCTTCGTCGGCCAGGTCACCTTGATCGACGGCCGCCACGGCGGCTGCTACCGCTGCCTCTTCGAGGCGCCCCCGCCCCCGGGCGAGGTCCCGCCCTGCTCGGAGGCCGGCGTGCTCGGCGCGGTCTGCGGGGTGATCGGCTCGGTGATGGCCACCGAGGCGATCAAGCGGCTGGTGGATCCGGAGGGCGAGGCCCTCCCGCACCTGGCCGGCCGCCTCTTCGTCTGGGACGGCCTGGCGGCCCGGGGCCGGACCCTCTCCCTGCCGAGGCGCGAGGGCTGCCCCGCCTGCGCCGCGGGGGGCGAGCGATGA
- a CDS encoding sulfurtransferase TusA family protein, protein MNAHVDLRGTVCPMNLLKAKLALEPLAVGDTLEILLDPGEGMENVPQALEAAGHEILLQKWSTSEGAPCTLHIRKGAKKR, encoded by the coding sequence ATGAACGCCCACGTCGATCTGCGGGGGACGGTCTGCCCGATGAACCTGCTGAAGGCGAAGCTCGCCCTCGAGCCCCTGGCGGTGGGCGACACCCTCGAGATCCTCCTCGACCCCGGCGAGGGCATGGAGAACGTGCCGCAGGCCCTCGAGGCCGCGGGCCACGAGATCCTCCTCCAGAAGTGGTCCACCTCCGAAGGCGCTCCCTGCACCCTCCACATCCGTAAAGGAGCCAAGAAGCGATGA
- a CDS encoding MoaD/ThiS family protein yields MSVKIRIPTPLRKLTAGADVIDVDGQTVKEVLDALEAAHPGFAEKLYDDKGGLRRFINVYLGDEDVRFLQGLDTAIAGEAELSIVPAIAGGR; encoded by the coding sequence ATGAGCGTGAAGATCCGGATCCCCACCCCCCTGCGCAAGCTGACCGCCGGCGCCGACGTCATCGACGTCGACGGGCAGACCGTCAAGGAGGTCCTCGACGCCCTCGAGGCCGCCCACCCCGGCTTCGCCGAGAAGCTCTACGACGACAAGGGCGGGCTGCGCCGCTTCATCAACGTCTACCTCGGCGACGAGGACGTCCGCTTCCTCCAGGGCCTGGACACGGCCATCGCGGGAGAGGCCGAGCTCTCGATCGTCCCGGCCATCGCGGGCGGCCGCTAG
- a CDS encoding sensor histidine kinase, which yields MADPLPSAPPPPGASTPVERRGMEVEGFLASLDPTRSTSLGRHSYVELRFVTRARTLFYARLAFLTIGLGVLAIPGWSAAFGIRSLWAFAVYFGMVGYSVASYLVLDRPRANRVVTFVTLCLDLLVMVYLIAASGGLGSPLLATELMFTMLFVILFPKPLAILPPLLTLPIVAQIDQLLWGHKVAVLDLFVLLWYSAINFIIVYVMVYLNEREQAQHEELVVLQDGLKELAVVEERNRLAREIHDGLGASLSSLIIQAEYLEQLGRQNKPEQAETLVREIQELKGVAEESIDELRRNISMMRDDFELLSAIEDYCRTWEARSKLPVHFDHLGRPPELPSEVSLTMFRILQECLTNATRHAEARKVDVRLAWVAPRVKLEIVDDGKGFVADPSLKGHYGLLNMRERAKKVGGGLEIESAEGEGTKVRFEVELGKAARA from the coding sequence ATGGCCGATCCCCTCCCCTCCGCGCCTCCCCCTCCCGGAGCCTCCACTCCGGTCGAGCGGCGGGGCATGGAGGTCGAGGGCTTCCTCGCCTCCCTGGATCCGACCCGCTCGACCTCCCTCGGCCGGCACAGCTACGTCGAGCTGCGCTTCGTCACCCGGGCGCGCACCCTCTTCTACGCCCGCCTGGCCTTCCTCACGATCGGCCTGGGCGTGCTCGCCATCCCCGGCTGGTCGGCGGCCTTCGGCATCCGCAGCCTCTGGGCCTTCGCCGTCTACTTCGGGATGGTCGGCTACTCGGTGGCCAGCTACCTCGTGCTGGACCGTCCCCGGGCGAACCGGGTGGTCACCTTCGTGACCCTCTGCCTCGACCTGCTGGTGATGGTCTACCTGATCGCGGCCTCGGGCGGCCTGGGCTCCCCCCTGCTGGCCACCGAGCTGATGTTCACGATGCTCTTCGTGATCCTCTTCCCCAAGCCGCTGGCCATCCTCCCGCCCCTGCTCACCCTCCCCATCGTCGCCCAGATCGACCAGCTGCTCTGGGGCCACAAGGTGGCCGTCCTCGATCTCTTCGTGCTGCTCTGGTACTCGGCCATCAACTTCATCATCGTCTACGTGATGGTCTACCTGAACGAGCGCGAGCAGGCTCAGCACGAGGAGCTGGTCGTGCTCCAGGACGGCCTCAAGGAGCTGGCGGTGGTCGAGGAGCGCAACCGCCTGGCCCGGGAGATCCACGACGGCCTCGGCGCCTCCCTCTCCTCCCTGATCATCCAGGCCGAGTACCTCGAGCAGCTCGGCCGCCAGAACAAGCCCGAGCAGGCGGAGACCCTGGTCCGGGAGATCCAGGAGCTCAAGGGCGTGGCCGAGGAGAGCATCGACGAGCTGCGCCGCAACATCTCCATGATGCGGGACGACTTCGAGCTGCTCTCGGCCATCGAGGACTACTGCCGGACCTGGGAGGCGCGCTCGAAGCTGCCGGTGCACTTCGACCACCTCGGGCGCCCACCCGAGCTGCCCTCCGAGGTCTCGCTGACGATGTTCCGCATCCTGCAGGAGTGCCTCACCAACGCCACCCGCCACGCCGAGGCCCGGAAGGTGGACGTGCGCCTCGCCTGGGTCGCGCCGCGGGTGAAGCTGGAGATCGTCGACGACGGCAAGGGCTTCGTGGCCGACCCCTCGCTCAAGGGCCACTACGGGCTCCTGAACATGCGGGAGCGGGCGAAGAAGGTGGGCGGCGGCCTCGAGATCGAGAGCGCCGAGGGTGAGGGCACGAAGGTGCGCTTCGAGGTCGAGCTCGGCAAGGCGGCCCGGGCCTGA
- a CDS encoding response regulator transcription factor produces MNVIRVMVVEDQPKILRNQLKLLSTFEEIEVVGTAPSGENALEQLEELSPDVILLDLGLPGIDGIGVTQEVKARKPEIEILIFTIFDEEDRVLEAIKAGASGYLLKGTEAERIVDAIKEVRGGGSVIQPSLARRLLRHFQVTPDDSTVGGSADAPEEGEGPAVTLTAREVEILQLISKGLSNSEAAEVLSLSKATVRTHLEHIYEKLDVTNRVEAVTEGIRKGIIEV; encoded by the coding sequence ATGAACGTGATCCGCGTGATGGTGGTGGAAGACCAGCCGAAGATCTTGCGCAACCAGCTCAAGCTCCTCTCTACCTTCGAGGAGATCGAGGTCGTCGGCACGGCCCCCTCCGGTGAGAACGCCCTGGAGCAACTCGAGGAGCTCTCCCCCGACGTCATCCTCCTCGACCTCGGGCTGCCCGGCATCGACGGGATCGGCGTCACCCAGGAGGTGAAGGCCCGCAAGCCCGAGATCGAGATCCTCATCTTCACGATCTTCGACGAGGAGGATCGGGTCCTCGAGGCCATCAAGGCGGGCGCCTCCGGCTACCTCCTGAAGGGCACCGAGGCCGAGCGGATCGTCGACGCCATCAAGGAGGTGCGCGGCGGCGGCTCGGTGATCCAGCCCTCCCTCGCCCGCCGCCTCCTGCGCCACTTCCAGGTCACCCCCGACGACTCGACGGTGGGCGGCAGCGCCGACGCCCCCGAGGAGGGCGAGGGGCCGGCCGTCACCCTCACCGCCCGCGAGGTCGAGATCCTCCAGCTGATCTCCAAGGGCCTCTCCAACTCGGAAGCCGCCGAGGTCCTCTCCCTCTCCAAGGCCACGGTGCGGACCCACCTGGAGCACATCTACGAGAAGCTGGACGTGACCAACCGGGTCGAGGCGGTCACCGAGGGCATCCGCAAGGGTATCATCGAGGTCTGA
- a CDS encoding cysteine synthase family protein — translation MLPSLVEAVGRTPLVRLARTDARFGEGITLWAKLEWFNPGGSVKDRAARQMLTEALADGRLKPGGTVIDSTSGNTGIAYSWLCAALGLKCVLVMPENVTHGRKAFTRTLGAEIVYSDPLEGSDGAILKAQALVRAEPDRRFYPDQYSNPANPRAHELGTAREIWAQTGGAVTHFVAGIGTTGTVMGTGRGLKALSPSVQVLAVEPDDGLHGLEGLKHLASSIRPAIWQPEGVVDEILPIGTEAGWDESERLLREEGLAVGHSGGAALAGALRVAQRLHEAGEPGTIVTLFPDRADRYFEAGVWDPSQTW, via the coding sequence GTGCTCCCCTCCCTCGTCGAGGCGGTGGGGAGGACGCCCCTGGTGCGCCTGGCGAGGACCGACGCCCGCTTCGGCGAGGGGATCACCCTCTGGGCCAAGCTGGAGTGGTTCAACCCGGGGGGCTCGGTGAAGGATCGCGCCGCCCGGCAGATGCTCACCGAGGCCCTCGCCGACGGCAGGCTGAAGCCGGGGGGGACGGTGATCGACTCCACCAGCGGCAACACCGGCATCGCCTACAGCTGGCTCTGCGCCGCCCTCGGCCTGAAGTGCGTGCTGGTGATGCCCGAGAACGTCACCCACGGCCGGAAGGCCTTCACCCGCACCCTGGGGGCCGAGATCGTCTACTCCGACCCCCTCGAGGGCTCGGACGGCGCCATCCTGAAGGCCCAGGCCCTGGTCCGGGCCGAGCCCGATCGCCGCTTCTACCCCGATCAGTACTCGAACCCGGCCAACCCCCGGGCCCACGAGCTGGGCACGGCCCGGGAGATCTGGGCCCAGACCGGCGGCGCGGTGACCCACTTCGTGGCCGGCATCGGCACCACCGGCACGGTGATGGGCACCGGGCGGGGCCTCAAGGCGCTCTCCCCCTCGGTGCAGGTGCTGGCGGTCGAGCCCGACGACGGCCTCCACGGCCTCGAGGGGCTCAAGCACCTCGCCAGCTCGATCCGGCCGGCGATCTGGCAGCCAGAGGGGGTCGTGGACGAGATCCTGCCGATCGGCACCGAGGCGGGGTGGGACGAGTCCGAGCGGCTGCTGCGGGAGGAGGGGCTGGCGGTCGGGCACTCGGGAGGGGCGGCGCTGGCCGGCGCCCTGCGGGTGGCGCAGCGCCTGCACGAGGCCGGAGAGCCCGGGACCATCGTCACCCTCTTTCCCGATCGGGCCGATCGGTATTTCGAGGCCGGTGTGTGGGACCCATCGCAGACCTGGTAA
- a CDS encoding M67 family metallopeptidase has protein sequence MSKLRYPKEILDVLRARAMAAYPEEACGLISGLVGPRGAIAVGVHAMDNVYDRYREADPEAYPRSNATAYLMDPGRQQALVRALEEGGTPLISIWHSHVDVGSYFSEEDQRGALWDGEPLHPGVEYLVLSARKEGVDAAKAFHWNGEAFEGRDVPLGGRSGGRPGGKRHGRGRRGNRRGRGGRRPEGQDRPGDRSAGREGGDR, from the coding sequence ATGTCCAAGTTGCGGTACCCAAAGGAGATTCTGGACGTGCTCCGGGCCCGGGCCATGGCGGCCTATCCCGAGGAGGCCTGTGGTCTGATCTCCGGTTTGGTTGGCCCCAGAGGGGCGATCGCCGTGGGTGTTCACGCAATGGACAACGTCTACGATCGCTACCGGGAGGCCGATCCCGAGGCCTATCCCCGCAGCAACGCGACGGCCTATCTGATGGATCCGGGGCGTCAGCAGGCCCTGGTCCGGGCGCTGGAGGAGGGGGGGACCCCCCTGATCAGCATCTGGCACTCCCATGTGGACGTCGGCAGCTACTTCTCCGAGGAGGACCAGCGAGGGGCCCTCTGGGACGGAGAGCCGCTCCACCCCGGGGTCGAGTACCTCGTGCTCTCGGCCCGCAAGGAGGGCGTGGACGCCGCGAAGGCCTTCCACTGGAATGGAGAGGCCTTCGAGGGCCGGGACGTCCCTCTCGGGGGTCGCTCGGGAGGTCGCCCGGGGGGCAAGCGGCACGGCCGTGGCCGGCGGGGTAACCGCCGGGGGCGCGGGGGGCGCCGGCCGGAGGGTCAGGACCGGCCGGGAGATCGGAGCGCCGGGCGCGAGGGGGGCGATCGATGA
- a CDS encoding NAD(P)H-quinone oxidoreductase produces MSKVEAVIIEGAGGPEVLSLGTLELAEPGPGEVRVEVAAAGLNRADLLQRMGLYPAPPGVPPQVPGLELAGAIVALGEGVEGWSVGERVMALTAGGAMAREANVPAGQLLPWPEGLPAAEAAAIPEAFLTAFDALILQGALRAGETLYLNALGSGVGTAAVQLASRAGATVLASSRSPEKIEAARPLGLAAGRAPGEGLAAWVRERTGGRGAEVVLDLVGASQLSETQRCLAPRGRWLLVGLLGGARAELDLGRLLAARITLTGTVLRSRPGEEKAALVQAFAAQALPGFAEGRLRPVLAGTLPMERVGEAHARLAGGGIFGKLVLTW; encoded by the coding sequence ATGAGCAAGGTGGAAGCCGTGATCATCGAGGGCGCGGGCGGGCCGGAGGTGCTCTCCCTGGGCACCCTCGAGCTCGCCGAGCCGGGGCCCGGCGAGGTCCGGGTGGAGGTCGCCGCGGCGGGGTTGAACCGCGCGGATCTCCTCCAGCGGATGGGTCTCTATCCGGCGCCCCCGGGGGTGCCGCCGCAGGTGCCGGGCCTGGAGCTGGCCGGGGCGATCGTGGCGCTCGGCGAGGGGGTCGAGGGCTGGTCGGTGGGGGAGCGGGTGATGGCCCTGACCGCCGGGGGCGCGATGGCCCGGGAGGCCAACGTGCCCGCCGGGCAGCTCCTGCCCTGGCCCGAGGGCCTTCCCGCCGCCGAGGCCGCGGCGATCCCCGAGGCCTTCCTCACCGCCTTCGACGCCCTGATCCTCCAGGGGGCGCTGCGCGCCGGCGAGACCCTCTACCTGAACGCCCTCGGCTCGGGGGTGGGCACCGCCGCGGTGCAGCTCGCCTCCCGCGCCGGGGCCACCGTGCTGGCCTCCTCCCGGAGCCCGGAGAAGATCGAGGCGGCCCGCCCGCTGGGCCTCGCGGCCGGGCGGGCGCCCGGGGAGGGCCTGGCGGCCTGGGTCCGGGAGCGGACCGGGGGCCGGGGGGCCGAGGTGGTCCTCGACCTGGTCGGCGCCTCCCAGCTCTCCGAGACCCAGCGCTGCCTCGCGCCGCGCGGGCGCTGGCTGCTGGTGGGGCTGCTCGGGGGCGCCCGGGCCGAGCTGGATCTGGGCCGCCTCCTGGCCGCCCGGATCACCCTCACCGGCACGGTGCTGCGCTCGCGGCCCGGGGAGGAGAAGGCCGCCCTGGTGCAGGCCTTCGCCGCGCAGGCCCTGCCGGGCTTCGCCGAGGGCCGGCTGAGGCCCGTCCTGGCCGGCACCCTGCCCATGGAGCGAGTGGGGGAGGCCCACGCGCGGCTGGCCGGCGGGGGGATCTTCGGGAAGCTCGTCCTCACCTGGTGA